The Streptomyces tubercidicus DNA segment CTGCCCGACGACGGCGACAGCGAGGTGGCCACGGGCGGAGGCGCCGTGTAGGTGAATCCGCCGGCGACGACGGTGCTTCCGGCCGGGGTGGTGACCACGACCGGGACGTTGCCCGCGGGGCCGGGCGGCGTGGTGCCGGTGAGCACCGTGCCCGCGGCGTTGACGGAGACCCCGAGGGCGGCGACGCCGTTGAAGGTGACCGTGGCGCCGGTGAGGTTGGTGCCGATGAGGGCGAACGCGGTGCCGCCGGACGTGGGCCCGGTGTTGGGTACGAGGGCGGTGACCGTCGGGCCGCCGGGCACGGTGGCCGTGTAGGTGTAGCTCACCGGGTTGGAGTTGCCCCAGGAGGTGATGGCGATGACCTGGACGGTGCCCGCGGCGTGTGCCGGTGCGAGGACGGTGACCGAGTTGCCGGAGGGGTCCTGGGTGACGATGGTGGCGGGGACGCCGCCGAAGGTGACCTGGAGCGTGCCCTGCAGGCCCGACCCGGTCAGCAGGACGGTGTTTCCTCCGGTGGTCGGTCCGGAGGACGGAATGGCGTTGTAGAGTCTCGGATATCTGGGCCAGTTTCCCCCGCCCCCGTCCCCGCCGGGCCAGGAGCCCGGGGCCTGCGGATTTCCTTGCTGCTGTATGACTTCGGACATGACTTCTCCCTGGGCAGCCGCCGCTCCGGCGCCGTTTCACGAGTCGATTCGTGAACGGGTCACCGCGGAGCGGGAGTTGCCGCCGTCGAATGTTGGGTGTCTGCGACGGTAGGGTTCCCGGCGGATGAGGAGAAGGCGTGTACGTGACAGCAATGGCGCGTTCGGCGATCAAAATGACAATAGGTAGATGAGCGTCACGCCCGCATTGTTGTCCGGCGTACGCCGGTATTCTGCCGCCCCCTTTTCCGCGCCGTGGGTGTGGGCGCCGGGCGTGCAGGGGTTGCGGTTCCGCCGCGCCGTACGGATGGCCGTCTACTGGAGACATGCGCACGGGCCCGGGGACGGATATTGCTCGTCCCCGGGCCCGTTCCGTTGGTGCTCATCGCCCCTTGATGGAGCGCATGGCGGTTACAGGTGGTAGATGGTGGCGGCCCAGTTGGCCTTCCAGTTTCCGTCGCCGTACTGGAGGTTGACGGAGCACCGACCGATGTTGCCGTCACAGTTCAGGGTGTTGGCCGGGACGGGCGCGGCCAACCGTGTGTTCTCGGCGGAGCGGAACGCCTGGTGGAAGATGGTGGCGGACCAGCTCGCCCGCCAGTATCCGTCGCCGAATTGCAGGTTGGCGATGCACTTTC contains these protein-coding regions:
- a CDS encoding IPT/TIG domain-containing protein yields the protein MSEVIQQQGNPQAPGSWPGGDGGGGNWPRYPRLYNAIPSSGPTTGGNTVLLTGSGLQGTLQVTFGGVPATIVTQDPSGNSVTVLAPAHAAGTVQVIAITSWGNSNPVSYTYTATVPGGPTVTALVPNTGPTSGGTAFALIGTNLTGATVTFNGVAALGVSVNAAGTVLTGTTPPGPAGNVPVVVTTPAGSTVVAGGFTYTAPPPVATSLSPSSGSTTGGTAFVITGSNLSGASVTFNGVAATGVSVNASGTALVGFTPAGALGNVPVVVTTPTGSATVAGGYTYTAPPLPVVTLLSPSSGSTAGGTAFVITGSNLNGASVTFNGVAATGVSVNASGTALIGFTPAGPLGNVPVVVTTLSGSTTAAGGYTYV